The genomic segment CAGATCTGGCCGGTATAGACGGCCGCAATACCCTGGTAATCACCTGGCAGGCCGGGGAAGAATACCAGCCCCCGGGGATAGAAGTGGTGAATATAATCCCCCGATTGTAGGGATTAGGGAGTAGAAAAAAATAATAGACACTCATAGTTACATAAAATGGTATTAATTATTAGCGGTAGTAGAACTATTTAAGCAGAGGGCTTTTTAGTATGCTCTTTTAGCTTCTTTGTTGAGGGGAGGGTTAGCGGGTGGAAGAACAAAAAGACGCCAACCTGGCAATGTATGCGGACGAGCACGCCATGCGATTAGAGTTTGCCGATATTGTAAGAGTTGACGCTAACGCGGAAAGGGTTATTCTAACCTTTATTCAACGATA from the Moorella sp. E308F genome contains:
- a CDS encoding winged helix-turn-helix domain-containing protein, translated to MDSHYAVLDCLQRNDKLTQRDIARYTGLSAFCAADLAGIDGRNTLVITWQAGEEYQPPGIEVVNIIPRL